From the genome of Pelmatolapia mariae isolate MD_Pm_ZW linkage group LG12, Pm_UMD_F_2, whole genome shotgun sequence, one region includes:
- the zgc:113436 gene encoding gypsy retrotransposon integrase-like protein 1, translated as MLSVESLPVAEEEVVESSSNKLGDIYTFVAKGSFPQTMNPIRKKNLKRYAQKFIIDEGKLYYVGPKKEEKREVVIESERKRQIFLDCHFSDIGHHLGQKKTVHRIQSKYYWLGIIKDVVDWIKVCETCQHTERNKNQSRTIRPIKVDAPWEIVGIDTIGALPETQRGNKNVTVVIDYFTKWPEAFPVQKTDVASVARCISKCIYRFGAPKMIVCTQNADFCDKVTKMLCERWSITQKVSPVDQPQLNPLHDCTSPLLKEAILQMVSEKQAEWDDFLDPVLFLFRTSTNPTTKFTPYSLMFNRTASLPNENTANRLNRDEPEQDVYSTKEKASAYMSVIQEQQNSVKQLVLANMNAAYKQEKKNAKRKSHNMSPVTFKAADPMFSPGEAPSLKKVKEEHLYLTFPVETVLATEQSSSEDVKTELVYHLAESDVN; from the exons ATGCTGAGCGTGGAGTCTCTGCCAGTGGCTGAGGAGGAGGTGGTTGAATCCAGCTCCAACAAACTCGGAGACATTTACACGTTTGTGGCTAAGGGCAGTTTTCCTCAGACGATGAATCCGATACGAAAGAAGAACCTCAAGAGATACGCTCAAAAATTCATCATCGATG AGGGCAAGCTCTACTATGTGGGGCCcaagaaagaagagaagagggaGGTGGTGATTGAGTCTGAGAGGAAGAGGCAGATTTTTCTTGACTGCCACTTCAGCGATATTGGCCATCACCTGGGCCAGAAGAAGACCGTCCACAGGATCCAGAGCAAGTACTACTGGCTGGGAATCATCAAGGACGTCGTGGACTGG ATAAAAGTCTGTGAAACGTGTCAGCACACAGAGAGAAATAAGAACCAGTCGAGAACTATTCGGCCAATAAAAGTGGATGCACCTTGGGAAATTGTCGGGATTGACACGATAG GGGCCTTGCCAGAGACCCAGAGAGGCAACAAGAATGTCACGGTGGTGATTGATTACTTCACTAAATGGCCAGAGGCTTTCCCGGTGCAAAAGACAGACGTTGCCTCGGTTGCAAGATGCATCTCTAAATGCATATACAG GTTCGGTGCCCCTAAAATGATAGTTTGTACACAGAATGCTGACTTCTGTGATAAG GTGACAAAGATGCTGTGTGAAAGGTGGAGCATCACACAGAAGGTCTCTCCTGTGGATCAGCCTCAGCTCAACCCACTCCACGACTGCACAAGCCCTCTGTTGAAAGAAGCCATACTGCAGATGGTGTCAGAGAAGCAGGCAGAATGGGATGATTTTCTCGACCCTGTGCTGTTTCTGTTCAGGACATCCACCAACCCCACAACAAAGTTCACTCCTTACTCTCTCATGTTTAACAGGACAGCCAGTTTACCAAATGAG AACACAGCAAATCGGCTGAATCGTGACGAGCCGGAGCAGGATGTGTACTCTACGAAGGAGAAGGCCTCTGCGTACATGAGTGTCATTCAGGAGCAGCAGAACTCTGTTAAGCAGCTG GTGTTAGCCAATATGAATGCAGCCTACaaacaagagaagaaaaatgccAAGCGCAAGTCACACAACATGTCCCCAGTGACCTTTAAAGCGGCAGACCCCATGTTTTCTCCAGGAGAAGCACCTTCActgaaaaaagtgaaagagGAGCATTTGTATTTGACTTTTCCCGTTGAGACGGTGCTGGCCACCGAGCAGAGCAGCTCAGAGGATGTAAAGACTGAGTTAGTGTATCACTTGGCTGAGTCCGATGTAAACTGA